The genomic stretch ACATTATATGTGATACGTTGAGATAATGTAGCTTGAATTAACAGCTTTATCAAAATATCGAGCTTTGATTGACGTATAGTTTGGATGGTTAAAAAATGCCTCTTTTAACTTTTTTGTTTCAAAACGCAGTGTAAAAATCCGATTGATATTTTTATGAGCTGATTGGTTTTCAAGTTCGTCTTTTTCAACCCAAACATCATAAGAGAAACTGCCTTGGTGCTCTTGAAGCAGGCTTGATATCTCTTTTGTGTATTGTTCATACAGCTCTTTGTTGCACACATTCAGTGCAACCAACATTTCAAACATTATACTCCTTTTTCAATCTTATAATCCTTGCAATAATATGTTCCATAAATACTCCACCTCTTCATCTTCAAACTTTAGAAGAGATGCTTCATCAAACAGCTCTTTAATTTGATTAAACTCAAACGTTTTACTGTAAGAACATTTGGCATGTGTGGGAAGAAAACTTCGCACTAAGCTTATTTTATTGTGAATTTTTTGTTCACATAAAAGACATTCATACTCTTTGTGCAAACGACCTTCATGTTCGAGAAGTTGTATGTAACTCTCTATAATGGCACGTTTGGGATTTTGTTTTATCATTTTATGAACGGTATCATCCAGACTTTGAAAGTAAAAAGACTCCAACTCTTCTACCTCTTTTAGATGAGGATAAAAAAGTTTAATATAGCGTTGCCAACAGTAGAGTTTTTCTCGATCTAAAATCCATTCAAATCCCAACTGTATGACATCTTTAAGGCGTGGAATGGAACTTTTTAAATTGCTTTCAAGTTCAAAATCGATTTTATATCCTACATTGATAGTAGAGTGTCGAGCACCATAAAATCGATACGCAGTAAAGAGATTATTTTCTTCAAGAATCGTAACAATCAAGTCATCATCACGGACATTCTTGACATCAATAATATATCCTTGCATCTACTCTTTTAAACTCTTCATATC from Candidatus Marinarcus aquaticus encodes the following:
- a CDS encoding DUF1330 domain-containing protein, with protein sequence MFEMLVALNVCNKELYEQYTKEISSLLQEHQGSFSYDVWVEKDELENQSAHKNINRIFTLRFETKKLKEAFFNHPNYTSIKARYFDKAVNSSYIISTYHI
- the recO gene encoding recombination protein RecO, whose amino-acid sequence is MQGYIIDVKNVRDDDLIVTILEENNLFTAYRFYGARHSTINVGYKIDFELESNLKSSIPRLKDVIQLGFEWILDREKLYCWQRYIKLFYPHLKEVEELESFYFQSLDDTVHKMIKQNPKRAIIESYIQLLEHEGRLHKEYECLLCEQKIHNKISLVRSFLPTHAKCSYSKTFEFNQIKELFDEASLLKFEDEEVEYLWNILLQGL